Below is a window of Christensenella minuta DNA.
AGGTTGCCGCCCGACCATTCAAAAAGAAAATGGAATACAGGCGCCAGTATACAGACCGCTATAGCACCGATTATTTCATACCGCCTCAACAGACTCTTGTCCCGCAATCGAATTTGGTTCATGATAAAATGCCTCCGAAGTTTTTATTACAGCACTTTACTTTGAATTAATATAATAAGGAATGCTGCATGCTTATGCAACAAAGAATACGCAACCCAAACGTTTTAGTTGTGAGATTCTTTATTACAGAAGCGATAAGAATATGATACCCACGTTTTCATGCTAATAAGCAATTTTATGTTTCAAACAACGGGCGGGATGCGCTATAATAAAAAAGTATGATACATGATATAAGAAAGGAAACTTATATGAATCTAGCGGAAAAATGCAGAAACAGGGTACTTATCTATGATGGCTCAAAGGGAGTAATGCTTCAACTTAAGGGCCTTTCGGGCGGAGACAGCGCCGAGGAATGGAATCTGACGCATCCGGAAAAGGTGAAAGAAGTGTATGGAAGCTATATTGCCGCCGGAGCCGATGTTATCCAAACGAATACATTTTGCGCAAACGCGCCGTCGCTGCAAAACCATGGACTGGAAGATAAACTTTATGAGATCAACTACGAAGGGGCGCGGCTTGCTCTTTCGTGTGCGGAAGGCACTGGCGTAGCGGTGGCGGCTTCCGCCGGCCCAACCGGTCAATTTTTTCAGCCGGCGGGGGACATGACCTTTGATTCGATGGTTGAGGTCTTCCGGCAGCAGCTTAGGCCCATGAAAGAGGCGGGCGTTTCCATCGTGAATTTTGAAACGTTTACCGACCTGAATGAAATGAGGGCGGCAATTGTCGCGGCAAAGGAGCTGGGCGGCCTCGAGATTATCTCCAGTATGACGTTCGAGGGAGAACGGACGATGTCCGGGAATACGCCGTCAGCGTGCGCTGTTACCTGTGCGGCTCTCGGTGCGGATATCGTGGGCGCAAATTGTTCAGGCGGGCCGGAGAGCCTTTTAGAGCCTATTCATGAAATGGGAGCGGCCGTGGATATACCGCTTTCCGTAAAGCCTAATGCGGGACTCCCGGAGATGGAGTCGGGAGTGGCCGTTTTCAAGCAGCAGCCGGAGGATTTCGCCCGCTCCGCGGCAGGCTTTATCGGTAACGGAGTGCGTCTGATCGGCGGATGCTGCGGCAGCGGGCCGGATCACATCCGGGCGCTGCGCGAGGAGATAGACCATATGGAATTACCGCAGGGAGAGCGCCGTACAGAGCAGATGCTTGCATCCGCATACGAAGCGGTGCCGGTCAGCGGAATTAAAACCGTGGAGATGAATGTGCATACGGACGGTATCCTTGCAGGGATGCAGAGCGGGGATTATTATTGCCTGATGGATGCGATCCCGCAGGATGCGGGAGAAGCGGATGCCGTAATCCTGGATTTTGGAGGGATGGAGGCGGACTTTGATCTATGGAGTTTTACCTCAACACTGTGTATGTTCCTGAAGAAGCCGGTGATTGTAAAGGCCGGCAATGCCGAAGTGGCGGAAGGCTTCCTGCGGTATTATGCGGGACGGGCGGGTCTTATGGCGGATGGCCTGAAAGAAACCTACGGGGCCATAAAATTGTAAAGAAAAAGCCGCTGCACGAGCGAAATGCAGCGGCTTTTTTGTCAGTCTCCCAGACAAATGCCAATATTGCGCGCCGCACGGACGATGTCGCTGTCCAGTGTGACCAGCTTCGTCTTTCCGGCAACGTCGGACAGTTTGTTTTCCGTGAGCCTTCCCTTTTGCAGGGCCACGGTATAGCCGAATTTTTTTTGATAGATCAGCTCCGCCGCCTGCACGCCGAATTTTGTCGAAAGCACACGGTCATATGCGCTGGGGCTGCCCCCGCGCTGGATATGGCCGGGAACCACAACGCGCGTTTCGATCCCGGTCGTTGCCTCAATCGCGTGGGCGAGCCGGGCCGATACCGACGTAAAACCTTCGGCTGAACGTTTTTCGCGGATTTCTTTTCGCTTCAAATCCACCTCGTCGTTCCTGACCGCGCCTTCCGCGATGGCGACGATAGAGAAGGCTTTACCGCGCTCCGCGCGTTTCCGCACCGCTTCAATCACCGTCTCACGGTCGTAAGGAATCTCTGGGATCACCACAACATCCGCGCCGCCCGCAACACCGGAATAAATTGTAAGCCATCCGGCCTTATTGCCCATCAGCTCCACCACCATCACACGGCCGTGACTTGCGGCTGTGGTATGGACGCGGTCGATCACATCCGTTGCGATATCGACGGCGGTATGAAAGCCAAAGGTAACATCTGTTCCCCAAAGGTCATTGTCGATGGTTTTCGGAAGACCAATGACATTGAGGCCCTCCTCGGAAAGAAGGTTCGCCGTCTTGTGCGTGCCGTTCCCGCCAAGCGTGCATAGGCAGTCGAGCCCCATTTTCTCGTAATTTTTCATCATGCTCGATACCTTATCAACGTTGTCGTCGCCGATTTTGCGCATATCCTTGAACGGAGTGCGCGCCGTGCCGAGGATCGTGCCGCCCAGCGTCAAGATACCTGAGAATTCGCTTTTGTCCATAACGCGGTAATCGCCCTTGATAAGGCCGGAATAACCGTCGGCAATGCCGATGATCTCTACGCCCTCCATGCGGTCGTATGCGGCGCGCGCAACGCCGCGGATCGCAGCGTTGAGCCCGGGGCAATCCCCGCCGCTCGTTAGGATGCCAATACGTTTCGTCATAATCTAATCCCCCCCTTTTCCCAAATAACGGAAGCGTCAAACACTGTTTTGCCTTCCGTTTTTCCACAGATATAAGATACGCCGTCCGCATCCCTGCGGTACAGGTCCACCGGCTGGCCCATATAGGCTTCGGCAATAAAATTGATCCTGAAATCGCGGATGGAATGATGCCTCAGGGTATCGAGATCAAAAAGCTCACAGATCCAGTCGGCATACTTCGCGTTGTTGAGATGGCTGTTCATATCCACTTCGCTGTACGCCACTGTACGCGTGCGGATAAGCTCCATATCGTCGGGAAGCTTGATCTTGCCGGGGTCGGGGAGGGCAGCGCCATGGGAAAGGTCGTAAGGATAATTCTCGCCGATATCCCCGGTACGGCAGAGGAAACGGCCCTTGATATTAAACAGCACCCACAGGGAAGTGGCGCGTCCCAGCTCTTCCCCCTGTGCATCGAAAAACATGGTGTGGCGCACAAAAAAGAGGCGTGTGGGCTTGCCCGGCCATGTCACGACCCGGATATCATCCATAAGGTCTGGATAACGTTTCATTTCAAGGTGCAGGCGGGTGAGCATCCATGCCATTCCGCGTTCCTCCACCAGTTCCTTCCTGCCGCAATGAACGGCGATGGCGTGGTCTTCGGCAATTTCCTGCATGCGTGTGAGGATGGCCGACGGCCTCCATTTTCCCCGCGTATCCACATCGTAAGCGCGTATCGTATAGTCTTGCTCCAACTTGGTAATAGTCATTTTGAATCTCTCCAGGATGCGATATTTTATGTTACTATTATACTAACACTTCATTTCAAAAAATGAAAGAAAAACAAAAGCCAGCCATGTGGCTGGCTTTTTTCAGCGCCTTTATACGCTTAAAAGCTTGTCAAGGAAGGCGCGGATACGCGCTTCCTTCGGATTCACCAGAAGTTCTTCCGGTGTGCCGCGTTCCAATATCCGCCCATCGTCCATAAATACTACCTGGCTTGCGACTTCCTTGGCAAAGCCCATTTCGTGGGTGACGATCAGCATCGTCATATGTTCTGCCGCGAGCTCCTTGATAACCTGCAGCACTTCGCCTGTAAGCTCTGGATCAAGCGCAGAGGTCGGCTCGTCAAAGCACAGGATATCAGGATCCATGGCGAGCGCCCGGGCAATCGCCACACGCTGGCTCTGGCCGCCGGAAAGTTCGCAGGGATAGGCGTCTGCACGATCTGCCAGTCCTACCTTTTTCAGCAGATCCATTGCGGCCGCTTCCGCTTTTTCCTTTGGAATGCGGTCCACGTTCATTGGTGCCAGCGTCAGGTTTTCCAATACATTGAGGTGGGGAAACAGATTGAAATTCTGAAACACCATGCCAAGATGCAGGCGTGCGTCGCGCAGCTGCTCGTCAGGGAGGTATTCAGTCGTCCCATCTTTCTCTTCGGCAATGGTAATGCCGTCAAGGATGATCTTGCCTTTTTCCGCTCGTTCCAAACAATTAATACAACGCAGCAGGGTGGACTTTCCGCTGCCAGACGGTCCGATAATCGCCATGGTTTCGCCTTTTTCGAGGGAAAGATCCACATCCTTTAAGACGTGTGTGCCACCAAAACTCTTGTTCAGTTTGCTTACTTCGAGTACGCTCATATGGTTCACCTTAAATCCTGTAATAATTCATGCGCTTTTCGATCTTTTTCAGTACGAGAGATACGATCGCATTGATAGCCAGATAGAAAACTGCCGCCGCGACCAATGGCATGATATTGGCCTCGCGCATGGATGCGGAATATGCGATCTTTAGCAAATCGCCGAGGGCGATGATGCTCACAAGGGCCGTATCCTTTACAAGATTGATTACCTCGTTCCCAAGGGAGGGAAGTACGATCTTAAATACCTGGGGGATTACAATCTTGCGCATTGTAAGGCCGCGGGAAAGCCCGAGAACGGAGGCGGCCTCATATTGGCCGCGGTTGATGGACTGGATACCGCCGCGGAAAATTTCGCTGAAATAGGCCGTATAATTGAGCACAAAAGAGAGAAGCGCAGATTCAAACCGCCCGATATGGATGCCCGCCAGATTGAGGCCGAAATACATAAATAGTACCTGAAGGATGAGGGGCGTACCGCGCATGACCACCAGATAAATATTATAGATGAATTTAGCAGGTTTGCTTTTCCCGAGACTTACATGCGAGCCGAGAAATCCGAGCGGAATCGAACAAACCAGCGTCAGCGCGAATAATGCCAAGGTTACGCCAAGACCCTGGGCAAGCTCTGCAAATGTACCAAGAATGTTCATAATGATACCTCTGATTCAAAAGATGAAAAATCGGGCAGTATCGCGAAACACTGCCCGGTTGATTCGGTTGCCGTAAAATTTAGAAGGTGGTAACGTCCTTGCCAAACCATTTCTCGCTCAGGTCGGCGGCGGTTCCGTCTTCTTTCATTTCACTAAGCGCCAGCATGATAGCGTCATGCAGCGCCTGATCGGACTTCCTGAACCCGATGCCATACTGTTCGGGAGACAGCGTCTCTTCAAGTATAACATATTTACCCGGCTCCTTGGCGAGGTAATAGTTCGCAACTACAAGGTCTACTGCAAGAGCGTCGGTCTGCCCGGAGGAAACGTCCATCAGCGCAGTTACGTTGTCCTTAAAGTCGATCTGCTCGCCGATAGAGGCAGCCAGTTCGGCATTGCTGGCAATTGCTTCCTGTGCGGAAGAGCCATCCTGAACCGCGACTTTTTTGCCCGCGAGGTCAGCAAGGGTCTTAATGGAGGAATCCGCAGGTACAACAACGACCTGTTCATTCTCCATATAGGGCTCGCTCATCAACACCTGCTCCTGACGTTCCGGGGTAATGGTGTATCCGTTCCAGATCATGTCGATGTTGCCGGATTCAAGCTCAAGCTCCTTTGCTTTCCAGTCGATTGCCTGAAGGTTGGCTTTTATGCCCATATGCTCGGCGACCGCCTGCGCAAGCTCAATATCAAACCCGGTCAGGTTGCCGTCCTCGTCCCGGAAGCCCATGGGCGGGAAGCTATCGTCGAGACCGACGACAAATTCGCCTTTATCCATAACGTTTTTCAGGGATTCATCACCGTTTTTGGCGGCTTCTTCCCCCAGCTTTACATATTCTTCATTGGCGGCGGGGGCGTCTTCCCCGCTTGCCGCAGGCGCACATCCTGCAAAAACGGAAGCCGCAAGGACGGCCACGAGCGCAATCAACAATATTCTTTTCATTTCATTCCTTCTCCTTGTGCCATAATTTTAGGTTACGATGATATTATAATTCATCGTGGTAAATTAGTAAAGGGATAACTTAAAAAATACGGGACAAATATATGGTAAAAAGCGTCCCGGCAGACGGAGCAAAAAATAAAAGCCGCTGCGTAAGCAGCGGCTTTTATAAGGTCCTGTTTTAATCGGCGTAGTTATCGAAGTATCCCTGTACCAGCACAACGGGAGTTCCCTTATCGCCGCTGCCGGAGGTCAGGTCGCACAGCGAACCAATCAGGTCGGTCAACCGGCGGGGCGTAGTGCCCTGCGATTCCATGGAACCCTTAAGATCCTGGTTTTTGTCCTTGATATACTGCCTGATTGCGGTATGGAGGTCTTCGCCTTCAAGATCTGCAAACTGATTATCCGCAAGATATTTCAGCTTAAGTTCATTGGGCGTGCCCATAAGCCCGACGGTGTGCGCGGGGGAAACGACAGGATCGGCCAATTCCCAGATTTTACCGACAGGGTCCTTGAACGCGCCGTCGCCGTATACCATAACTTCGACGGTTTTTCCTGTTTTTTCAAAGACCATATGCTGCACGGCATCTACAAATTCCTCGCACGACTGCGGAAACAGTTTTACCTTGTCTTCCGTTGACTTGTTGGAGCCAAGAATACCATATTTGGCGTTGAAGCCGCTGCCGTCAATGGGCTCCGCCATAATATCGTCGAGGGAATAAAGCGTTTTTACGCCTGCCGCCGTCAGCTTATTCTTGGAGCGCACGCGCGTATGGATGTCGCAGCAGAGCACGTGGTCGGTGTAAGGAAGAACCGCACATGGATCGTTCGCGAAAATGATTTCCACCTCTGCGCCCTCTTCGCGGATAAGGCCTTCGTAATAATCCACATAATCTACGCCCGTAAAAGGATGGAGGTTCACCCCGAACAGCTCGCGGTATTGCTCGAGCGTTAGCACGTCGCTCCACGGATTGACGCCTTTTTCCTCCACCTGATCCAGTGAAACAAGATGGTTGCCGACCTCATCCGAAGGGTAGGAGAGCATGAGGACGATTTTTTTCGCGCCCCTGGCAATCCCACGCAGGCAGATCGCAAAACGGTTGCGGGAAAGTATGGGAAAAATAACGCCGATCGTATTATCGCCGTACTTGGACCTGATATCGCTTGCAATATTGTCGACAGTGGCATAATTGCCCTGCGCACGGGCCACGACCGCTTCGGTCACGGCGATCACATCGCGGTCGTTCAGGGCAAAGCCGTCCTCCTTCGCGGCTTCAAGCACGCTCGAAACGACGATGGCGGCAAGATCATCGCCCTCGCGTATAATAGGAGTCCGGATCCCGCGTGAAACTGTTCCAACACATCTAGACATAATTCGCACCTCGAAATTGATTTATGTAAGGCTGTGGCGCCAAAAAACGCCTCTACTATTATAGCAGAGCAGGCCTTCCGGCACAATGCTTTTTGCAGTATGGAAGCGCCGGACAAAAAACAGACCGGCACGCAAGGCTGTTCTGCTTGCATCTTGCTTCGGTTCAGACCTTAAGCTCCGCATCAAAATCAAATAATGCAAAGTCGCATACGAGCCGCAGCAGAGTAAAACGGTTGCGGATGTAGCAGCAGACTTTCATGGTTTCTTTAAATTGTTCGTCCGTCATATTGATATCGTGATAGCTGGTATACCCGCCGATGGCCCGGAGCGTTTCCGTAAGCGCCTCGGCGGAGGGAACTTCGCCGGCAATCCGCAGGACTTCATCATAATTTTGTTCCAGAAGGCGGCGGTCAAGCTTCGCGGTAATGGTAGGCGTATTTTCCTTTTCAATCGCGGCAACGATTCCCGCAGGGTATTGCGCGTAATAGCCCTTGACACGTTCGATATCGAACTGGTTGGGAATGTTTTCTTTATAGATACGGCTCAGGCGCCGGGCAAATATGGGGTAATATTTCGCAGCCTGGATTGTTGCGATCCCCACTTTTTCGCCGTGAAGCGCCGCTCGGTTCACGCCTTCGACGGGTACGATTTCCAGGTAATGTGAAAAATGATGCTCAAAGCTCGACGCAGGCCGCGTAATCCCGACCATCTGCATCGCGACGCCTGAAAGCAGGAGGCCCTTCATCAGGATGCCGAAACTATCGATGTCGCCGCTGTTAATCTTTTCAATGTTCTGCACGATCATATCGACAGCCTCGATCGTAAGGTCGGCTACGAAAGGGCAAAAATATTCCCCGGTAATCAGATGGCCGATCTTCCAGTCGGCGATACTGATATATTTACTGAGCATATCGCCCACGCCGGAAGCAGTCATTTTTTTCGGGGCGGCGGCGACGACCTCAAGGTCCGCGACCACGGCGTTCGGCGCCTTGGCGGGCAGGGTGATCTTAGCTCCGTTCAGGGTCATCGCTGCGGAATTGGAAACGAAACCATCCACACTTGCGGCAGTTGGAACCACGATGAATGGAAGCTCCTGTTTGAAAGCGACATACCGGACAACATCGCAGATAACGCCGGAACCGACCGCCAAAAGAAGATCGTGGCCGCCGTCCCTCAGCGCTTGCGTCACCAGATCGATTTGCCGTTCGTCCGCGTGAATCTCATCGTCTGCAAGAATACAGGCGGGAACTTCGGGAAGCGCTGCGCCAAATTTCGGATATGCCGCCCTGTGAGTATTCCGGTCAAAGACAGCAAGGGGCTTTGCCGATGGGAACAGACGGGCAAGAAGCGCGGGCAATTTTTTCATAGCGTCTTTCTCCACAATATATTCGCGCGTTTGGAGCGTATGGTTTTTCCCACAGGCGCAGCCGCTGACATCCAATATTTCTTCAAACATATAAAGTGATCTCCCTCGTCAAAAAATTTGATCGTATCCATTGTACGGCAGGCGAAAGCGTTCGTCAAATGGCATTGCAAAAAAAGGATTTTACAGTATAATAATGAGAGAACATCAAAGCAATGAAAGGAACGCATATGCTGACTGCAAACGAGTTTATCAGGAAACATAAAATGGAATACACGTCCATTGACGTAAAAAACGAGATGGACACTTACATCGATGAAATGAAAAAGGGATTGTGCGGCGAGAAGAGTTCGCTGCTGATGATCCCTTCCTATATTACGCTGAAAAGCGAAGTGAAGCGGGAAAAACCGGTGATCTGCGTAGACGCGGGCGGGACGAATCTGCGCGTTGCGGTGGCGAAATTTTCCGAGGACGGCTCTTTTTGCACGGAGGAATTCCAGCGGTATTTGATGCCGGGTGTGGAAAAGGAACTTGAGGCCGAAGAATTTTTTGATATTTTGGCGGATTATATCCTGCCTTTTACGAAAATCACGAAAAATATTGTGATTTCATTCGCTTACCGGGCAAAAATACTGCCCGATATCGACTGCGAGATCGTAGAAATCACCAAAGAAGTCAAAGTGAAAAATGCAGGCGGAAAACTGCTGGGCAGAGAGATTTGCGCGGCCTTGGCGAAGAAGGGCGCGGACGGCTGTAATATCGTTGTGGTAAACGACTCCGTGGCAACGGCGCTTGCCGGAAAAGCGGAAAAACTGAACGACGGATACGGCTCCTTTACGGGGACGATACTTGGTACGGGAAGCAACAGCTGCTATATTGAATATATGCGCAACATCGCGAAGCTTGAAGGCGGCGAAGAGGGCCTGATGGTGATTAATACGGAGGCGGGCAGCTATAATAAGGTGCCGCGCAGCGATATCGATATTGCCTATGACGAAAGCACACAAAACCCTGGGATCGGGGTGTTTGAGAAAATGACCAGCGGCGGCTACTTGGGCCCCCTGTGTGATTTTACCCTGCGCACGGCGGCGCGGGAAGGTGTCTTTGAAAAAGGATTTTCCATGGCAGGGACGGTCTCGACCGTCGACGTGAACGCTTTCCTGACGGACGGGTCGGGCGCGCTGGGCAGATATTTTACGGCGGAAGCGGACCGGAACGCCGCACGGGAGATTTTGCTCAACATCGTCCTTCGCGCGGGCAGGTTCTTAGCCCTGCAGATGGCGGCGGTTGCGGTAAAGGCCGCGAAGGAAAACGACCGAGTATGTATGACCATTGAGGGAACGACCTATGAGAAAATGTTCGGACTCAAAAAGGAAGCGCTGACGGTTCTGCTTCCGTATCTTGATTCGATCGGCATCAAGGCAGACGTAATCAGCGTGGAAAATGCGGTGCTCAAGGGATGCGCGATTGCCGGGCTTTCGCGTTAACGGCGCGGTACTGAAATAAATTTAATAACGGTTGCATATTGTAATTGAGGCCGGTTTATAATATGATATAGAAAGATCGAAATTTTGCTTCTGACCACAAGGAGAAATCTGAGTGAGAGGACGGCGTTTGAAATAGCGATATTTTATCAGCTGTCTTTTCGTTTGGAAAGGCAGCTTTTTTATCGGCTGGAAACAGGAGAGGATATGGCGCTTTATACGCTGGGAAATCATACGCTTGATACGCAGCATCCGGATATGGATGTTCTCACCGCGCTGATCGGAGACGAGGGCGTGGATGCGGAACTATTCCATGAGGCCAACCGCGTTAAAACCGAGGAATTCGGCAGCAAAGTTTTTGTGCGGGGGATCATAGAATTTTCCAACTATTGCCGTTGCACCTGTGCCTACTGCGGGATCAGTGCGCAGATGGTACATGCTAAACGGTATCGTATGCCTCCGGATGAATTGACAGACGCCGCCGTCCGCGCGGCGGAAACGTACCGCACCGTGATCCTGCAAAGCGGGGAAGACCGTTTTTACACAGCGGAAATGCTCGCGGATATTGTGCGGCGGATCAAACAAAGGGCAAATTGTGCGGTAACTTTATCGATTGGAGAACGGACTCTCGAAGAATACCGGCTGATGCGGGAAGCAGGGGCGGATCGGTTTTTGCTGAAGCACGAGACGGCAAATGCGGTGCTTTATGAATCTTTGCATGGGGTACCGCTCGAAACGCGGCTTGACGCCCAGCGCAGGATCAGGGCGCTCGGCTTTGAACTCGGCGGGGGATTCATGGTCGGCCTTCCGGGGCAGACGGACGAGACGCTTGCACAGGACCTGATGACGCTTGTATACGAAGGGGTAGAAATGGCGGGGATCGGGCCGTTTATCGCCCATCCGGATACAGAACTCGGCGGTGCGCCGGACGGGGACCCGCATAAGACGCTTAAAGTGCTTGCGCTGGCGCGGCTCCTTCTTCCAAAATGCCACCTGCCGTCTACAACGGCACTCAATGTCAAAGGGGGAATGAAAAACGCGCTGCTCTGCGGTGCGGACGTCATCATGCAGAAAGCGACGCCTTTTGAGTATAGAAAACTTTACGATATTTACCCGGGCAGGGATGCGCTGGAGGTGCCGCTCGAAGAACAATATGAAACATTAAGGAAAAGGCTTGCGGAGTTTGGATTATCCGCAGAATAGGGGGAAAGTATGTACAATGTAATGGGGAAAACAGCCGCCGAGTTTATGGACAACGCTGAAATAGAGCGTTCGCTTGCGGCGGCAAGGGAAAAAGCAAAGGACAAAAAGGAAGTAGAGCGTATCATCCATAAGGCGAGCGGCTTTGGCGGGCTGACGCACGAGGAAGCCGGAACCTTAAGCTATGTGGAAGATAAAGAACTGATCGAAAAGATGTTCGCCGCGGCAAAGCAAATCAAAAAGCATATTTACGGGAATCGTATCGTGATGTTCGCACCGCTCTATCTTTCGGACTACTGCGTCAATGAATGCCGTTACTGCGGTTATCATCATTCCTCGTGTATGGAACGCAAAAAACTTACACAGGAAGAGATTGTGCAGGAGGTCAGGGCGCTCGAAAAGATGGGGCACAAGCGGCTTGCGCTCGAAACGGGTGAAGACCCGAAGAACTGCCCGCTTGATTATGTGCTTGAGAGCATCAAAACGATCTATTCCATCCATTTTGACAATGGAGCGATCCGCCGCGTGAATGTGAATATAGCGGCGACGACGGTTGAAAACTATAAGCGGCTTAAGGAAGCGGGAATCGGGACTTATATCCTGTTCCAGGAGACCTATCATAAGCCGACGTACGAGCTGCAGCATCCGAAAGGGCCGAAGAGCAACTATGAATACCACACGACTGCGCACGACCGCGCCATGGAGGCGGGGATCGACGATGTGGGACTTGGTGTGCTGTACGGCCTTTATGACTGGCATTTTGACATTGTGGGGCAGATCATGCATGCGGAGCATCTGGAGGCGGTATTCGGCGTAGGCCCGCACACGATTTCCATGCTGCGCATCCGTGATGCGGGAGACGTCAAGAAAACAGATTACGAGCATGCAGTGTCGGATGACGATTATAAGAAGATCGTCGCGATCATGCGTATGACAGTTCCGTATACGGGAATGATTCTTTCCACGCGCGAGGGCGGCGCGTACCGTGACAGCGTGATCGAGCTCGGCATTTCCCAGGTGAGCGCGGGCAGCGCGACGGGTGTGGGCGGTTATACGATCAAAACACAGCAGCCGCAATTCGAGATCGAGGACCACCGGACGCCGATCGAAATGACGAAGGAATTGATCCGGGACGGCTATATCCCGAGTTTCTGTACGGCGTGCTACCGGCAGGGCCGGACCGGAGACCGGTTTATGCGCCTTGCGAAAACAGGACAGATCGGCAATATATGCCAGCCGAATGCGCTTTTGACGCTTAAGGAATATGCGGTGGATTACGGCGATGATGAATTTAAGCAAATGGCGAACGAATTGATTGAACGTCAGCTGGAAGAGATTCCTAACGATGCGGTGCGGGAAAAAGCGAAGGGCTATATAGCAAAGATCGAAAACGGGGAACGTGATTTCCGGTTCTGATTATAAAATGGCCGGCGGCGGTAGCGGGGAAGGAGCTGTATTTGCCGGTCCCTTGCATCCGTCCTGGTGATTTCGTGAAAAGCTGTGATTGAGAGGTAGCAGGCATGTCTAATTTAGATGAAACGCCGAGGGCAAACCGGCTTCATGTTGCGTTTTTCGGCAAGACCAACGCGGGAAAATCAAGCACGATCAACGCCATAACAGGGCAGGAAATCGCCCTTGTTTCGGATGTTGCGGGCACAACGACCGACCCGGTCTATAAAGCCATGGAGCTT
It encodes the following:
- a CDS encoding sn-glycerol-1-phosphate dehydrogenase, translating into MFEEILDVSGCACGKNHTLQTREYIVEKDAMKKLPALLARLFPSAKPLAVFDRNTHRAAYPKFGAALPEVPACILADDEIHADERQIDLVTQALRDGGHDLLLAVGSGVICDVVRYVAFKQELPFIVVPTAASVDGFVSNSAAMTLNGAKITLPAKAPNAVVADLEVVAAAPKKMTASGVGDMLSKYISIADWKIGHLITGEYFCPFVADLTIEAVDMIVQNIEKINSGDIDSFGILMKGLLLSGVAMQMVGITRPASSFEHHFSHYLEIVPVEGVNRAALHGEKVGIATIQAAKYYPIFARRLSRIYKENIPNQFDIERVKGYYAQYPAGIVAAIEKENTPTITAKLDRRLLEQNYDEVLRIAGEVPSAEALTETLRAIGGYTSYHDINMTDEQFKETMKVCCYIRNRFTLLRLVCDFALFDFDAELKV
- a CDS encoding hexokinase family protein; this translates as MKGTHMLTANEFIRKHKMEYTSIDVKNEMDTYIDEMKKGLCGEKSSLLMIPSYITLKSEVKREKPVICVDAGGTNLRVAVAKFSEDGSFCTEEFQRYLMPGVEKELEAEEFFDILADYILPFTKITKNIVISFAYRAKILPDIDCEIVEITKEVKVKNAGGKLLGREICAALAKKGADGCNIVVVNDSVATALAGKAEKLNDGYGSFTGTILGTGSNSCYIEYMRNIAKLEGGEEGLMVINTEAGSYNKVPRSDIDIAYDESTQNPGIGVFEKMTSGGYLGPLCDFTLRTAAREGVFEKGFSMAGTVSTVDVNAFLTDGSGALGRYFTAEADRNAAREILLNIVLRAGRFLALQMAAVAVKAAKENDRVCMTIEGTTYEKMFGLKKEALTVLLPYLDSIGIKADVISVENAVLKGCAIAGLSR
- the hydE gene encoding [FeFe] hydrogenase H-cluster radical SAM maturase HydE produces the protein MALYTLGNHTLDTQHPDMDVLTALIGDEGVDAELFHEANRVKTEEFGSKVFVRGIIEFSNYCRCTCAYCGISAQMVHAKRYRMPPDELTDAAVRAAETYRTVILQSGEDRFYTAEMLADIVRRIKQRANCAVTLSIGERTLEEYRLMREAGADRFLLKHETANAVLYESLHGVPLETRLDAQRRIRALGFELGGGFMVGLPGQTDETLAQDLMTLVYEGVEMAGIGPFIAHPDTELGGAPDGDPHKTLKVLALARLLLPKCHLPSTTALNVKGGMKNALLCGADVIMQKATPFEYRKLYDIYPGRDALEVPLEEQYETLRKRLAEFGLSAE
- the hydG gene encoding [FeFe] hydrogenase H-cluster radical SAM maturase HydG — encoded protein: MYNVMGKTAAEFMDNAEIERSLAAAREKAKDKKEVERIIHKASGFGGLTHEEAGTLSYVEDKELIEKMFAAAKQIKKHIYGNRIVMFAPLYLSDYCVNECRYCGYHHSSCMERKKLTQEEIVQEVRALEKMGHKRLALETGEDPKNCPLDYVLESIKTIYSIHFDNGAIRRVNVNIAATTVENYKRLKEAGIGTYILFQETYHKPTYELQHPKGPKSNYEYHTTAHDRAMEAGIDDVGLGVLYGLYDWHFDIVGQIMHAEHLEAVFGVGPHTISMLRIRDAGDVKKTDYEHAVSDDDYKKIVAIMRMTVPYTGMILSTREGGAYRDSVIELGISQVSAGSATGVGGYTIKTQQPQFEIEDHRTPIEMTKELIRDGYIPSFCTACYRQGRTGDRFMRLAKTGQIGNICQPNALLTLKEYAVDYGDDEFKQMANELIERQLEEIPNDAVREKAKGYIAKIENGERDFRF